The Nocardioides houyundeii genome includes the window AGTCGAGCTCGGCGGGCAGCCGGAGCGGGGCGAACCCGTAGGAGGTCATGCCCAGCTTGCGGAAGTGCTTGGCGTCGGTCCCGCCGCTCATCAGGTACGGCGCCACGATGCCGTCGGGGTCCTCGGCCAGGATCGACCTGGTCATGGCGTCCATCAGGTTGCCCTGCGTGGGCGACTCCCAGGGCTGCTGGTGGCTGACGAACTCCCGGGTGACGTCGGGGCCGCACAGCTCGTCCAGGGTCGCGAAGAACTCGTCCTGGTAGCCGGGCAGGAACCGGCCGTCCAGGTAGGCGGTGGCCTCGGTGGGGATCACGTTCACCTTGTAGCCGGCCTGGAGCATGGTCGGGTTGGCGGTGTTGCGGATCACGGCGCCGAGCATCCGGGTCGAGCTCTCGAACTCCTCCACCAGCGCCTCGGCGTTGTCGGGCGTGGCCTCCGTCCCGGCGATCGTGGCGACCGAGGCCAGCAGCACCTCCATCGCCGGGGTGAGCCGGACGGGCCAGTCATGGGCTCCGATGCGCGCCACGGCCCCCGCCAGCTGGGTGACGGCGTTGTCCCGGTTGACCATCGACCCGTGCCCGGCGGTGCCGCGGGCCCTCAGACGCATCCAGGCCATGCCCTTCTCGGCGGCCTCGATCAGGTAGATGCGCTGACCGCGCACCGTGGTGGTGAAGCCGCCCACCTCCCCCACGGCCTCGGTGCAGTCGGACAGCAGGTCGGGGTGGTCCCGCACGATGACCTCAGCGCCCTTGTGGCCACCGGCCTCCTCGTCGGCGGTGAAGCACAGCACGATCGGCCGTCGCGGGATGCGACCGCTGCGCACCCGGGCGCGGACCACCGAGAGCAGCATGGCGTCGAAGTCCTTCATGTCCACGGCCCCGCGGCCCCACAGGTAGCCGTCGGCGATCTCCCCGGCGAAGGGGTGGTGGGTCCAGTCCCGCGCCTCCGCGGGGACGACGTCCAGGTGCCCGTGCAGCAACAGCGCGTCCCCGTCGCTGCCGCCCCACCTGGCCACCAGGTTGGTGCGGCCGGGCTCCCCCTCGATGACCTGCGCCTCGATCCCCACCTCGTCGAGCAGGGTTGCGACCAGCTCGGCCGTCTTCCGCTCCCCCGGGCCAGTGTCGTCGCCGTAGTTGGAGGAGTCGATGCGGATGAGGTCGCGACAGAGGTCGACGACCTCTGTGGCCGGGTCGTGCAGGTCGGGAGCCATGGGCACATCCTGGCCGCTGAGGCACCCGAGGGGAAACGTGCGACCCGGATTGCGGGTTTCCCAGAGGGTGTTGCTAATCTTTCCCCGCACTCGTCCGGGTGGCGGAATTGGCAGACGCGCTAGCTTGAGGTGCTAGTGCCCGTATTAGGGCGTGGGGGTTCAAGTCCCCCCTCGGACACACAGGATGGGGAAGTCTCCCCAAGAACTCTTCGCCGAAGGGCGGCCCTCGGGCCGCCCTTCGCTGTTTCTCAGGACGCGCATGATGACTCGTCGTCGCGGACATCCCGGCACACCCGCCACTAGGCTGAAGCCGCACTGACCCCACGCACGCGGGGGACGCGGTGCGACGACGTGGATGCGAGGCACGACTTGGCCGCTCTCGCCCTCCGGGCACCCAGGCTCAGGCACCGCAGCGAGTGGTGTGCCGCCGTCCAGCCGGTCCGCCCCCGCCGTACGCCGCACGTCGAGGAGGTCGCAGACGCCTACCTGTCCCGGGTGGCCACCGGCGAGCTGGCCACGGTGCACCGTCCGAGCAAGTGGTTCTCCGGCGCGGTGTACACCTCGGCCGGGGAGCTGGTGCCCGCCTCGCAGAAGATCCTGGGCGACCCCCGCGGTCTTCGGGTAGCCGCAGACCCGAGCTTCCTCCCGCCTGTCGCGGACGTCCGCCTCGACGGCACGTGGCTCTACGGCGGCACGTGGGCGCCGACCTTCGGGCACTTCCTGGTCGAGACGCTCACCACCCTGTGGCCGCGCCTGCCTCAGCAGCCGACCGGTTTGGTGTTCCATTCGAGCTTCGGCCCCACCAACGTCGAGGGCTGGCACCGGCGGCTGCTCGCCCTGGCCGGGTTCGCCGACCTGCCCGTACACGTCGTGGGCACGGGTGGACCGGTCGCCGTGGAGCACCTCGTGGTTCCCTCCCGCAGCGTCGCCCTCCACGCCTGGGTCCACCCGGAGGCTCGCAGTGTGTGGGACACCATCGCCGGTTCGTTCCGCGGTGCCGGGCAGCAGCGCGTCTACGTCTCCCGGACCCTGCTCAACGAGCACCGGCGAGCCGTCCGATACCGACGCCCGGTCCGTTCCTCGGCCGAGCACGACCGGGCGCTGGACGAGGTGTTCGCCGCGCGCGGCTTCGACATCGTCCGTCCCGAGACGCTGGACATCGCTGAGCAGCTCGCCCGGGTCGCCTCTGCCGCCGTCATCGCCGGGCTCTCGGGCTCCGGGCTCCACCACTCCGCCTTCATCCCGCGTGGCGGCCGGGTCGTGGAGCTGGGCGACGGCCGGAACGCGACTCGTCCGGTGCGGATGCAGTGCGCCATCGACGCCGCCTCAGGCCACCAGCGGCGCTTCATCCGGGGCGACGCCCCGCCCGGGGAGGTGGATCACATCCTGGGGAGGTTGGGGCTCACCTGACGTCGTCTCCCTGACGTTGTCTCCGCGTCCGCGGTGGCACCTGATCAGGTCCGCTCGGTCGTCCCCGGGCCCGGTACGACGGCAACGAACCGAGGCGCGCGCTCGATCACGGTCTTGGGCACGTTGAGATCCATCATGCTCAGGACCGATCTCCGCTGGTGCGAGCCCACCACCACCATCTCGCTCCCAGCCGCAGCTTCCACCAGTGCCTCGTCGGGGATCCCGCGGCGCAGCTCGCACTGGACCTCCACGCCGGGATGACGGGTCCCGAAGCGCTCGGCGAGGCTCACCAGCCGGGCTCGCCGGTCCTCGTGCTCAGTGTCGTCCGCAGGGACGACGCCGGCCGGGTAGCCGTCGAAGACCGTGTGCACCAGGGTCAGCGGCAGCCCCCGCACCACGGCCTGGTGGAACGCCCAGTCGACGGCCACCTCGGAATGCCGACTCAGGTCGGTGCCGACCACCAGCCCGTCGCCGGTGTCCTCGGCGTCGTGCGGACGCCGTACCACCACGGGACAGTGTGCCTGTTGGCTCAGCGTGAGTCCCACCGAGCCGAGCACCAGGGTCTTGATCGCGCCCCGGCCCCGCGAGCCGATCACCGTCAGGTAGGCGACCTCCGAGGCATCCAGCAGCGCTGCCCGGGGATCTGCCAGCACCACCTGGGACCGGAGGTCGGGGATCACGTGGGCGGCCTCGACGCGGGCCCGCGCCTGGGAGACGAGCTCGTCGCCCTGGGCCTCCATCGCGGCCACCAGAGCCACGAGATCGACCTCCGGCGGAGCGCTCCACACCCCCGTGGCGTGGACCAGCGTCAAGGGCCGCCCCTCAAGGACCGCCTGTTCCGCTGCCCAGTCGATTGCTTGCTCGCTTGCCTGCGATCCGTCGACGCCGACCACTACGGCACCGTCGGCCTGCTCCAAGAGGTCCATACCGTTCTCCAAGGCGTCGTGTCGGCGGCACGGGCAGCGTGCCATGTGTCCCCACGCTTGCTTCCCGCGTCACCAGCGCGACAGGGGCAAACGTCAGCACGCACCGGGACTTGCGGCGGTGGTGACCACGACCGGGCCAGACCATCCTGGTGACATGACGCCCCAGGACATTCCCCCCGGCGCCGTGCTGGTCGCAGTCGACGGCTCCGACCATGCCGCCCGTGCCGTGACCTGGGGCGCCCGACACGCCCACCTCTCCCACCGGGCGCTCGTCCTGATGCACGCCACCGGAATCGGGGAGCCCCTGGAGTTTCCCCCGCTCGGAGTCAGCGTGACCGACTACCCACCGACGGCCGAGGACCCGGACCGCGACGACGGCCTGGTCCTCGAGGTGGCGGAGGAGAGGGCACGGACGGTGCTGGCGGACGGCGCGATCGTCCGCGTCTCGGTCCGTGACGACCCGCGCCGGGCGCTCGTGACTGCCTCCGCACGAGCTGAGCTCCTCGTCCTCGGATCCCGGGGTCGGGGCGTGTTCGGCAGTCTGGTCCTGGGCTCGGTCAGTGCGGCAGTCGCCAGGCACGCCGACTGTCCGGTCGCGGTGGTTCGGGGCTACGACGAGGTCGACTCGCTCACGCGTGTGGTCGTGGGCGTCGACGCGACCGCGGAGTCCAGGAGAGCGGTGGAGCACGCCTATCGGTTCGCCTCGCTCCACCGGGTCCCGATCCTGGTGGTGCACTGCTACTGGGACGTCGTCGGCATCCTGGCCGGGGGAAGCGGTGCGCCCGCGGACGACCCGGGCGCGACGCAGCTCGAGGTGGAGGTACGCGAGCTGATCGTCGGTCTGGGCGAGGACTACCCCGACGTCCAGGCTCGCGTGGTCCTGCGGCACGGCCTCGTGGACACCGTGCTCGCCGAGAATGCGTTGCTGGGTGACGTCATCGTCGTGGGACGGCACGAAGCGGGGTCCGCCGCCCAGTTCCTGGCGCGCTCGGTGTCGACCGCGGTGCTGGAGCGGGCCCGCTCGACGGTGATCGTGGTCCCGTTCGGCACCAAGGGGCACTGACGGGTCAGGGCCCGGCTGCCGGGTCGCGCTCAGCTGCCGGGACGTCGTCGTGCCGGTGCCGGCGCACCAGGCTCGCGGCCAGGATGGCCGCAGCCAGCAGTCCGGACACCAGGCCGCTGAGCAGCAGGATGCCGGCCAGGTCATCCACCACGGGTGCAGTGGCCCCGAGAGCGACCCTGGTCACCACGGGACTGGAAGCGTCGGCTTTCATCACCACCAGCGTCCAGTCGCCCTCACTCGGTGCACCGGTGATGCTCTGGGTGCCGCCGCCTTCGGACGAGGCCACCCAGAAACCGGCCTCCCCGGGAGCCATCCGCGGCGCTCCGCCCTCGACGAACCTGGTCTTCACCGAGCTGTCGTCATCAGCCACGTCCGTGACGACCGAGTGCGC containing:
- a CDS encoding M20/M25/M40 family metallo-hydrolase, with the protein product MAPDLHDPATEVVDLCRDLIRIDSSNYGDDTGPGERKTAELVATLLDEVGIEAQVIEGEPGRTNLVARWGGSDGDALLLHGHLDVVPAEARDWTHHPFAGEIADGYLWGRGAVDMKDFDAMLLSVVRARVRSGRIPRRPIVLCFTADEEAGGHKGAEVIVRDHPDLLSDCTEAVGEVGGFTTTVRGQRIYLIEAAEKGMAWMRLRARGTAGHGSMVNRDNAVTQLAGAVARIGAHDWPVRLTPAMEVLLASVATIAGTEATPDNAEALVEEFESSTRMLGAVIRNTANPTMLQAGYKVNVIPTEATAYLDGRFLPGYQDEFFATLDELCGPDVTREFVSHQQPWESPTQGNLMDAMTRSILAEDPDGIVAPYLMSGGTDAKHFRKLGMTSYGFAPLRLPAELDFGALFHGVDERVPTDALEFGARVFDRFLDEV
- a CDS encoding glycosyltransferase family 61 protein, translating into MAALALRAPRLRHRSEWCAAVQPVRPRRTPHVEEVADAYLSRVATGELATVHRPSKWFSGAVYTSAGELVPASQKILGDPRGLRVAADPSFLPPVADVRLDGTWLYGGTWAPTFGHFLVETLTTLWPRLPQQPTGLVFHSSFGPTNVEGWHRRLLALAGFADLPVHVVGTGGPVAVEHLVVPSRSVALHAWVHPEARSVWDTIAGSFRGAGQQRVYVSRTLLNEHRRAVRYRRPVRSSAEHDRALDEVFAARGFDIVRPETLDIAEQLARVASAAVIAGLSGSGLHHSAFIPRGGRVVELGDGRNATRPVRMQCAIDAASGHQRRFIRGDAPPGEVDHILGRLGLT
- a CDS encoding universal stress protein; translation: MARCPCRRHDALENGMDLLEQADGAVVVGVDGSQASEQAIDWAAEQAVLEGRPLTLVHATGVWSAPPEVDLVALVAAMEAQGDELVSQARARVEAAHVIPDLRSQVVLADPRAALLDASEVAYLTVIGSRGRGAIKTLVLGSVGLTLSQQAHCPVVVRRPHDAEDTGDGLVVGTDLSRHSEVAVDWAFHQAVVRGLPLTLVHTVFDGYPAGVVPADDTEHEDRRARLVSLAERFGTRHPGVEVQCELRRGIPDEALVEAAAGSEMVVVGSHQRRSVLSMMDLNVPKTVIERAPRFVAVVPGPGTTERT
- a CDS encoding universal stress protein, with protein sequence MTPQDIPPGAVLVAVDGSDHAARAVTWGARHAHLSHRALVLMHATGIGEPLEFPPLGVSVTDYPPTAEDPDRDDGLVLEVAEERARTVLADGAIVRVSVRDDPRRALVTASARAELLVLGSRGRGVFGSLVLGSVSAAVARHADCPVAVVRGYDEVDSLTRVVVGVDATAESRRAVEHAYRFASLHRVPILVVHCYWDVVGILAGGSGAPADDPGATQLEVEVRELIVGLGEDYPDVQARVVLRHGLVDTVLAENALLGDVIVVGRHEAGSAAQFLARSVSTAVLERARSTVIVVPFGTKGH